Proteins encoded by one window of Campylobacter concisus:
- a CDS encoding GNAT family N-acetyltransferase: MIQKAQKQDAKSCIKLLNLAMEDIAYKLSGYDDPIKSDEILEIFFKSETNRLSYKNVFVYKNNEEIIAAMCAYFGGDAEQLDREISQHLKALGKDTQVEKECFDDEFYIDSIAVDENFRGQGLAKELIRHSFVKAKELGHKKVSLIVDTNKPKVRKFYESLGFKFNVKKIVNLHEYDHMIKEII, from the coding sequence ATGATACAAAAAGCTCAAAAACAAGATGCAAAAAGCTGCATAAAGCTACTAAATCTAGCAATGGAGGATATCGCCTACAAGCTAAGTGGCTACGATGATCCTATTAAAAGTGATGAAATTTTAGAGATTTTTTTCAAAAGTGAGACAAATAGACTAAGCTATAAAAATGTATTTGTTTATAAAAATAACGAGGAAATTATCGCAGCGATGTGTGCTTACTTTGGTGGCGACGCGGAGCAGCTTGATAGAGAAATTTCACAGCATCTAAAGGCTCTTGGCAAAGATACTCAAGTAGAAAAAGAGTGTTTTGATGATGAGTTTTATATAGATAGTATCGCTGTTGATGAAAATTTTAGAGGCCAAGGGCTTGCAAAAGAGCTCATAAGGCATTCATTTGTCAAGGCAAAAGAGCTAGGGCATAAAAAGGTTTCATTAATAGTAGATACAAATAAGCCAAAAGTTCGTAAATTTTACGAGAGTTTGGGCTTTAAATTTAATGTCAAGAAAATTGTAAATTTACATGAATACGACCATATGATAAAGGAGATAATATGA
- the argH gene encoding argininosuccinate lyase codes for MKEEKNAHKKMWEGRFSEASSKLLEEFNASINFDKNLFEEDIAGSKAHAKMLGICGILKKDESEATIRGLDEVLAEIRAGKFTFKIEDEDIHMAIEKRLSQIIGAELGGRLHTARSRNDQVALDFKFYVLKKNLEISSCIKELITTLTNLAKNHKDTLMPGYTHLQHAQPVSLSYHLLAYAFMFKRDFERFVSSYERNNLSPLGSAALAGTPHKIDRTIVASELGFAGYTQNAMDSVSDRDFALEILFNISVFMTHASRLCEELILWSSQEFGFVSISDAYSTGSSIMPQKKNPDVAELIRGKTGRVNGNLVALLTTMKGLPLAYNKDMQEDKEGVFDSVSTILSSATILNEMIKTAKFNEKNMLKATKTGHLSATDLADYLVREKNIPFRTAHFITGKAVAKAESLGLDLSELNEEQLKSVDENLDANAIKFLDLHASKEVRTSKGGTANKSVDEQIEILDYWL; via the coding sequence ATGAAAGAAGAGAAAAACGCACACAAAAAGATGTGGGAGGGTAGATTTAGCGAGGCTAGCTCGAAGCTACTTGAGGAATTTAATGCCTCTATAAATTTTGATAAAAATCTTTTTGAAGAAGATATTGCCGGTAGCAAGGCTCACGCAAAGATGCTTGGAATTTGTGGAATTTTGAAAAAAGATGAGTCAGAGGCGACCATAAGGGGGCTTGATGAGGTTTTAGCTGAGATAAGAGCTGGTAAATTTACTTTTAAGATAGAGGATGAGGATATCCACATGGCAATTGAAAAGCGTCTTAGCCAGATCATCGGAGCTGAGCTTGGAGGCAGACTGCACACAGCTAGAAGTAGAAATGACCAAGTTGCGCTTGATTTTAAATTTTACGTTTTGAAGAAAAATTTAGAAATTTCTTCATGTATAAAAGAGCTCATCACTACGCTTACAAATTTGGCAAAAAACCACAAAGATACGCTAATGCCAGGCTACACACATCTTCAACATGCTCAGCCAGTAAGCCTTAGCTATCACTTGCTAGCATATGCATTTATGTTTAAAAGAGATTTCGAGCGTTTTGTTAGCTCATATGAGCGAAACAACCTAAGTCCGCTTGGCTCAGCAGCACTTGCAGGCACTCCTCATAAGATAGATAGAACTATCGTTGCGAGTGAGCTTGGCTTTGCAGGTTACACGCAAAATGCGATGGATAGCGTGAGCGACCGTGACTTTGCGCTGGAAATTTTATTTAACATTAGCGTTTTTATGACGCACGCTTCTAGGCTTTGCGAGGAGCTCATACTTTGGAGCTCTCAAGAATTTGGCTTTGTAAGCATTAGCGACGCTTATAGCACTGGCAGCTCCATCATGCCTCAAAAGAAAAATCCAGACGTCGCTGAACTCATACGCGGTAAAACTGGGCGCGTAAATGGAAATTTGGTAGCGCTACTAACTACGATGAAGGGTCTGCCGCTTGCTTATAATAAAGATATGCAAGAAGATAAAGAGGGCGTGTTTGACAGTGTCTCAACCATTTTAAGCTCGGCTACTATCCTAAACGAGATGATAAAAACGGCTAAATTTAATGAAAAAAACATGTTAAAAGCGACAAAAACTGGGCATCTAAGTGCGACTGATTTGGCGGATTATTTAGTGCGTGAAAAAAACATCCCATTTAGAACGGCACATTTTATCACAGGCAAAGCTGTTGCAAAGGCTGAAAGCTTGGGACTTGATTTAAGTGAATTAAACGAAGAGCAGCTAAAAAGTGTGGATGAAAATTTAGATGCAAATGCTATTAAATTTTTAGATCTTCATGCTTCAAAAGAGGTTCGAACTTCAAAAGGAGGCACGGCAAATAAAAGCGTTGATGAGCAGATAGAAATTTTAGATTACTGGCTCTAA
- a CDS encoding CZB domain-containing protein has translation MKLNGYRGVLLNEFNKIQDVHECRFSKWYEKDVKNTLVKDAKILSSIAAHHENVHHGLEKAMVIFADKDKGNLPGVEILKDVENSSKVGFEELLEAIKSARK, from the coding sequence ATGAAGCTAAATGGATATAGAGGCGTGCTTTTAAATGAGTTTAATAAGATTCAAGATGTTCACGAGTGTAGATTTAGCAAATGGTATGAAAAAGATGTGAAAAATACTCTTGTAAAAGATGCCAAAATTCTCTCAAGTATCGCAGCTCATCATGAAAATGTTCATCATGGTCTAGAAAAAGCGATGGTTATTTTTGCTGATAAAGACAAAGGAAATCTACCTGGCGTTGAAATATTAAAAGATGTCGAAAACTCAAGTAAAGTAGGTTTTGAAGAGTTGCTTGAAGCTATTAAGTCTGCAAGAAAATAA
- a CDS encoding cation:dicarboxylate symporter family transporter, which yields MNNTKKQGNLAVRLFTNLAFWVVIGIVGGVIVGMVAPELGIASKPGIDYFIKALKILIGPIIFLTIVSGIVGLESLKDLGSIGLKAFIYFEIVSTLALAVGIIFGETLRPGHGMNLDYTQLDASSVAKFTSQAANMDANSGFVAHTLHLLRGAVPVDDIFPYVHILDPFIKSNTLQVLFMAIIVAIVLSLLAHDKKQACLKPLEFIQHYVLKLLSWLMLFSPVAAFSAMAYLIGKFGIGTLLGMMELLVVMALASCFFIFVVLGVICYFAKINVFKFMRFISKEVLVVFATSSSETALAPLMQKLESAGINRGAVGLIIPTGYSFNLDCTNIYLSLSVIFLAQAFNIPLSFEHLISILIVLMITSKGAVGVTGSGFVVLAGTLSALPSTGIPVVTVAVLLGVDKFMSEMRAVGNLCGNAVGCMIVSIWDKKVDMDKFRYALDHPEEFHFHS from the coding sequence ATGAATAATACTAAAAAGCAAGGAAATCTTGCTGTAAGATTATTTACCAATCTTGCCTTTTGGGTTGTGATCGGTATTGTTGGTGGCGTTATCGTTGGCATGGTCGCACCTGAGCTTGGTATAGCTAGCAAACCAGGCATTGATTATTTTATAAAAGCACTTAAAATTTTAATCGGCCCTATCATCTTTTTAACGATCGTTTCAGGCATCGTTGGACTTGAGAGCCTAAAAGATCTTGGATCTATTGGATTAAAGGCATTTATCTATTTTGAGATAGTTAGCACACTTGCACTTGCTGTTGGTATCATCTTTGGCGAGACGCTTCGTCCAGGACACGGCATGAACCTTGACTACACTCAGCTTGATGCTTCGAGTGTAGCTAAATTTACATCTCAAGCTGCAAATATGGACGCAAATAGCGGATTTGTAGCACATACGCTTCATCTTTTAAGAGGTGCTGTGCCAGTAGATGATATTTTCCCTTACGTACATATACTTGATCCATTTATAAAATCAAACACACTTCAAGTACTTTTCATGGCTATTATCGTTGCCATCGTACTTTCGCTGCTAGCTCATGATAAAAAACAAGCTTGCCTAAAGCCACTTGAATTTATTCAGCACTATGTCTTAAAGCTTCTTAGCTGGCTTATGCTCTTTAGCCCAGTGGCTGCATTTTCGGCTATGGCTTATCTAATCGGCAAATTTGGTATCGGAACGCTTCTTGGCATGATGGAGCTTTTGGTTGTTATGGCACTTGCAAGCTGCTTTTTCATATTTGTCGTGCTTGGTGTTATCTGCTATTTTGCAAAAATCAATGTCTTTAAATTTATGCGTTTTATTTCAAAAGAGGTATTGGTAGTCTTTGCGACAAGCTCGAGCGAAACAGCTCTTGCGCCACTTATGCAAAAGCTAGAATCAGCTGGTATAAATAGAGGCGCTGTTGGCCTTATTATTCCAACTGGTTACTCATTTAACCTTGACTGCACCAACATCTATCTAAGTTTAAGCGTTATCTTCCTAGCTCAAGCATTTAACATCCCGCTAAGCTTTGAGCATCTAATAAGTATACTAATCGTACTAATGATCACAAGCAAAGGCGCTGTTGGCGTGACAGGATCAGGCTTTGTCGTCCTTGCTGGAACACTAAGCGCACTTCCGAGTACTGGCATACCAGTCGTCACCGTAGCCGTGCTACTTGGCGTTGATAAATTTATGTCAGAGATGCGTGCAGTTGGTAATCTCTGCGGCAATGCCGTTGGCTGCATGATAGTTTCTATCTGGGATAAAAAAGTAGATATGGATAAATTTAGATACGCACTAGATCATCCAGAGGAATTTCACTTTCACTCATAA
- a CDS encoding heavy metal translocating P-type ATPase has translation MSLKVKLNIAGMSCVNCSNAIEKVSKKIDGVLEANVNFANASGEFVLKDASVREILEQKIKKLGYFVATDIDEFEAKRKAHIRNIRNKFIFAFIASIVIMALEMFAPHSLLVNLVMLALAFLVLIFSGKGFFTHAYEAVKNRNYDMNVLVALGSGSAFLYSLFVVLFEKFLPNDLKNIYVSGVAMIIAFVLLGKYLEERSKAKAGDYLKRLLKISPKTAFLLMPDGRSKEVPVNELKIGDIVVVKNGYNVPCDGVIVQGGAEIDASMLTGESLPVYKEVGDNVFAGTLNTNGYISVKMTKSSFESLLSQILSLLNDASTKKMPIGRLADKIANIFVPSVVAVSVLTFLGWIIFSGNFAYAISCAICVLIISCPCALGLATPIAIVSSLARGAKAGILVKNPEVLELIKDAKFVAFDKTGTLSKGQISVKSSSLSEKDLELVASAENLSEHLISKAIVRYAKQKCINLQKLNGKFQNVVGQGIIYEDENNQIIIGNEKLLLANEVSLNPDESKAIKEATNDGSGVILCAINKKFVGFLTLSDELKDEASDVINELTSLNLQSAILSGDDEKVVASIAKKLNVSKYHANMLPEDKFDEIKELASHGGVIFVGDGVNDSPSLKEASVGIAMNSGSDIAKGAGDIVLVKNDLRGVTGLVRLANATMANIKENLFWAFMYNAICIPVAAGVLYPVFGLLLNPVYGSMAMCFSSVTVVLNALRLRYLRLKD, from the coding sequence ATGTCTTTAAAAGTCAAACTAAATATAGCAGGAATGAGCTGCGTAAACTGCTCAAATGCTATCGAAAAGGTTTCAAAAAAGATAGATGGAGTACTTGAAGCAAATGTAAATTTTGCAAACGCAAGCGGCGAGTTTGTCCTAAAAGACGCTAGTGTGCGTGAAATTTTAGAGCAAAAGATAAAGAAGCTTGGCTACTTTGTGGCAACTGATATTGATGAGTTTGAAGCAAAAAGAAAAGCTCACATTAGAAATATTAGAAATAAATTTATATTTGCATTTATCGCAAGTATCGTAATAATGGCACTTGAGATGTTCGCGCCTCACAGCTTGCTAGTAAATTTAGTTATGCTAGCTTTGGCATTTTTAGTTCTTATTTTTAGCGGCAAAGGCTTTTTTACTCATGCCTACGAAGCGGTAAAAAATAGAAATTACGATATGAATGTGCTTGTCGCTCTTGGAAGTGGTAGTGCATTTTTATACTCGCTTTTTGTAGTGCTTTTTGAAAAATTTCTACCAAATGATCTGAAAAATATCTATGTTTCAGGCGTGGCGATGATAATAGCTTTTGTGCTTCTTGGCAAGTATCTTGAAGAGCGTTCGAAGGCAAAAGCAGGGGATTATCTAAAGAGACTACTTAAAATTTCTCCAAAAACTGCATTTTTACTTATGCCAGATGGAAGAAGTAAAGAAGTGCCAGTAAATGAGCTAAAAATAGGTGATATCGTCGTTGTAAAGAATGGCTACAATGTTCCATGTGACGGTGTGATAGTCCAAGGCGGAGCCGAAATCGATGCTTCGATGCTAACGGGCGAGAGCCTGCCAGTTTATAAAGAGGTGGGCGACAATGTATTTGCAGGCACATTAAATACAAATGGCTATATAAGTGTCAAGATGACAAAAAGCTCGTTTGAAAGCTTATTGTCTCAAATTTTAAGCTTACTAAATGACGCTAGTACGAAAAAAATGCCAATAGGCAGGCTCGCTGATAAGATAGCAAATATATTTGTGCCAAGTGTTGTAGCAGTATCAGTGCTGACGTTTTTGGGTTGGATCATTTTTAGTGGAAATTTTGCCTATGCCATCTCTTGTGCGATTTGTGTGCTCATCATCTCATGCCCATGCGCTCTTGGACTTGCTACACCAATAGCAATAGTAAGCTCGCTCGCACGTGGGGCAAAAGCTGGAATTTTAGTAAAAAATCCAGAGGTTTTGGAGCTAATAAAAGATGCTAAATTTGTAGCTTTTGATAAAACTGGTACGCTTAGTAAAGGGCAAATCAGTGTAAAAAGTTCAAGCCTAAGTGAAAAAGATTTGGAGCTTGTGGCGTCAGCTGAAAATTTAAGCGAGCATCTCATCTCAAAGGCTATCGTTAGATATGCAAAGCAAAAATGCATAAATTTACAAAAGCTAAATGGAAAATTTCAAAATGTTGTTGGGCAAGGCATCATCTATGAAGATGAGAATAATCAGATAATAATCGGAAACGAAAAGCTGCTTTTGGCAAATGAAGTGAGTTTAAATCCAGATGAAAGTAAAGCTATAAAAGAGGCTACAAATGATGGAAGTGGCGTCATACTTTGTGCTATAAATAAAAAATTTGTCGGTTTTTTAACGCTTAGTGATGAGCTGAAAGACGAGGCGAGCGATGTTATAAACGAGCTTACAAGTCTAAATTTACAAAGTGCGATCCTCTCAGGCGATGATGAGAAAGTAGTTGCAAGTATCGCCAAGAAGCTAAATGTAAGCAAATATCACGCAAATATGTTGCCTGAAGATAAATTTGATGAGATAAAAGAGCTTGCAAGCCACGGTGGCGTTATCTTTGTTGGAGATGGCGTAAATGATTCACCATCGCTTAAAGAGGCAAGTGTTGGTATCGCTATGAACTCAGGCTCAGATATAGCAAAAGGTGCTGGAGATATCGTGCTTGTTAAAAATGATTTGCGTGGCGTTACCGGACTAGTTAGACTAGCAAATGCTACTATGGCAAACATAAAAGAAAATTTATTTTGGGCATTTATGTATAACGCGATTTGTATCCCAGTAGCTGCTGGCGTGCTTTATCCGGTCTTTGGACTACTTCTAAACCCAGTTTATGGCTCGATGGCGATGTGTTTTAGTTCGGTCACAGTGGTTTTAAACGCACTTAGACTTAGATATTTACGACTTAAGGATTAA
- a CDS encoding peptidylprolyl isomerase produces the protein MRFDELKVYDINLDELKKDKFAVLETDKGEIRLELFAEEAPQAVANFIHLIKSGFYNGLNFHRVIPNFVIQGGCPNGTGTGGPGWRIKCECDKQNVKHERGSLSMAHAGRDTGGSQFFICHSKQPHLDGVHTVFGKCVDEESLKVLDAIRQGDKIISAKIRESL, from the coding sequence ATGCGTTTTGATGAATTAAAAGTTTATGATATAAATTTAGACGAGCTTAAAAAAGATAAATTTGCAGTTTTAGAGACAGACAAAGGCGAGATCAGACTTGAACTTTTTGCCGAGGAAGCTCCACAAGCTGTCGCAAATTTTATCCATTTGATAAAATCAGGCTTTTATAATGGTCTAAATTTTCACAGAGTTATACCAAATTTTGTCATCCAAGGTGGCTGCCCAAATGGAACAGGCACGGGCGGTCCTGGCTGGAGGATAAAATGCGAATGCGATAAACAAAACGTAAAACACGAGCGCGGTAGCCTAAGCATGGCTCACGCAGGACGCGATACTGGCGGATCACAGTTTTTCATCTGTCATAGCAAACAACCTCATCTTGACGGCGTGCATACAGTCTTTGGAAAATGCGTTGATGAAGAGAGCCTAAAGGTGCTTGACGCTATAAGACAAGGCGATAAGATCATCTCTGCTAAGATCAGAGAAAGCCTATAA
- a CDS encoding YebC/PmpR family DNA-binding transcriptional regulator, protein MGRAFEYRRAAKEARWDKMSKVFPKLAKAITVAAKDGGCDPDMNPKLRAAIAAAKAENMPKDNIDAAIKRANGKDSADIKTIFYDGKAAHGVQIIVECATDNPTRTVANVKAIFSKNGGEILPSGSLSFMFTRKSVFELEKPSADIEEIELELIDYGLSDIEADDETLFVYGDYANFGTLHEGIEKLNLVVKKASLQYLPNQTVNLSEEQMLEVERLLDKLEDDDDVQAVYTNIE, encoded by the coding sequence ATGGGACGAGCATTTGAGTACCGAAGAGCCGCAAAAGAAGCTAGATGGGATAAGATGAGCAAGGTATTTCCAAAACTTGCAAAAGCTATAACAGTAGCGGCAAAAGATGGTGGTTGTGATCCAGATATGAACCCTAAACTTCGTGCAGCTATCGCAGCGGCAAAAGCTGAAAATATGCCAAAAGATAACATCGATGCAGCTATAAAAAGAGCAAATGGCAAAGATAGCGCTGATATCAAGACTATTTTTTATGATGGTAAAGCAGCTCACGGCGTGCAGATTATCGTTGAGTGTGCGACCGACAATCCAACTAGAACAGTTGCCAATGTTAAAGCGATATTTAGCAAAAACGGCGGAGAAATTTTGCCAAGTGGTAGCCTTAGCTTTATGTTTACAAGAAAGAGCGTTTTTGAGCTTGAAAAGCCAAGCGCAGACATCGAAGAGATCGAGCTTGAGCTGATTGATTATGGTCTAAGCGATATCGAGGCTGACGATGAGACGCTATTTGTTTATGGCGATTACGCAAATTTTGGCACACTTCATGAAGGCATAGAGAAGCTAAATTTAGTGGTTAAAAAAGCTTCACTTCAATACTTACCAAATCAAACAGTGAATCTAAGCGAAGAGCAAATGCTTGAGGTCGAGAGACTTCTTGATAAGTTAGAAGACGATGATGACGTTCAAGCAGTTTATACAAATATTGAATAA
- the pckA gene encoding phosphoenolpyruvate carboxykinase (ATP), producing the protein MINKLKELGLKEIKKINHNLSYDELFELEKANNEGRVSSNGTFMVDTGIFTGRSPKDKYFVKQDPSQKYIAWGKINQPITKELFDKLLKKAKDQLSGKEIFIQDAFCGASKKSQKSVRFVTEVAWQAHFVKNMFIRPSEAELAKFEPDFVVYNACKTKNDDYKADGLHSEVFVIFNVEENVAVIGGTWYGGEMKKGIFSMMNYWLPLEGKLSMHCSANVGEKGDTALFFGLSGTGKTTLSTDPKRKLIGDDEHGWDDDGVFNFEGGCYAKCINLDPSSEPEIYAAIRRDALLENVVADENGVVDYKDGSKTENTRVSYPIYHIDNYEPSSSAGHPKNIIFLSADAFGVLPPVAKLTKEQAMYYFLSGYTAKVAGTERGITEPVATFSACFGEPFMPLHPTVYAKLLGEKIDKHGVNVYLVNTGWSGGAYGVGKRMSIKATRACINAILDGSITKCEFENFDKFNFAIPKELDGVETKLLNPINTWANRAEYNASRDKLAKMFVENFKRYEDVKEGVEYAKAGPKA; encoded by the coding sequence ATGATAAATAAACTAAAAGAGCTAGGTCTAAAAGAGATCAAAAAGATAAATCACAATCTAAGCTACGATGAGCTTTTTGAGCTTGAAAAGGCAAACAACGAGGGCAGAGTCTCAAGTAACGGTACATTTATGGTTGATACTGGAATTTTTACAGGCAGAAGCCCAAAAGATAAGTACTTTGTCAAACAAGATCCAAGTCAGAAGTATATCGCTTGGGGCAAGATAAATCAGCCTATCACAAAGGAGCTATTTGACAAGCTTCTTAAAAAAGCAAAAGATCAGCTAAGTGGTAAAGAAATTTTTATCCAAGACGCATTTTGTGGAGCTAGCAAAAAGAGCCAAAAATCAGTCCGCTTTGTCACTGAAGTAGCGTGGCAAGCGCACTTTGTAAAAAATATGTTCATCCGTCCAAGTGAAGCAGAGCTGGCTAAATTTGAGCCTGATTTTGTAGTATATAACGCTTGCAAGACAAAAAATGATGACTACAAGGCTGATGGGCTGCACTCAGAAGTCTTTGTCATCTTTAATGTCGAGGAAAATGTCGCAGTGATCGGTGGCACATGGTATGGCGGTGAGATGAAAAAAGGCATTTTTTCTATGATGAACTACTGGTTGCCACTTGAGGGCAAACTAAGTATGCACTGCTCTGCAAACGTAGGCGAGAAGGGCGATACAGCGCTATTTTTTGGCCTATCTGGTACTGGTAAAACGACACTTTCAACCGATCCAAAACGCAAACTAATAGGCGATGACGAGCACGGCTGGGACGATGATGGCGTGTTTAACTTTGAGGGTGGCTGCTATGCAAAATGTATCAACCTTGATCCAAGCAGTGAGCCAGAAATTTATGCAGCGATCAGGCGTGATGCGCTACTTGAAAACGTTGTGGCTGACGAAAACGGCGTGGTTGATTATAAAGATGGCTCAAAGACTGAAAACACACGCGTGAGCTATCCGATATATCACATCGACAACTACGAGCCAAGCTCAAGTGCTGGCCATCCAAAAAATATCATCTTTTTAAGCGCTGACGCTTTTGGCGTGCTTCCTCCAGTTGCAAAGCTGACAAAAGAGCAGGCGATGTATTATTTCTTAAGTGGCTACACAGCAAAAGTTGCTGGCACAGAGCGCGGTATCACCGAGCCAGTCGCTACTTTTAGTGCTTGCTTTGGCGAGCCATTTATGCCACTTCACCCAACTGTCTATGCAAAACTGCTTGGTGAGAAAATCGATAAACACGGCGTTAATGTCTATCTTGTAAATACAGGCTGGAGCGGTGGTGCTTACGGCGTTGGCAAGCGTATGAGCATAAAAGCAACACGTGCTTGCATAAATGCGATCCTTGATGGCAGCATCACAAAATGCGAATTTGAAAATTTTGATAAATTTAACTTCGCTATCCCAAAAGAGCTTGATGGTGTCGAGACAAAACTGCTAAATCCTATAAACACGTGGGCAAATCGAGCTGAGTACAACGCTTCACGCGATAAGCTAGCTAAAATGTTTGTTGAAAACTTCAAACGCTACGAAGATGTAAAAGAGGGCGTTGAGTACGCCAAAGCTGGTCCAAAAGCTTAA
- a CDS encoding heavy-metal-associated domain-containing protein has protein sequence MKTFEANNIHCQNCANTIKNALEDDFGKIEVDLSKEPRQVSLDIKDSDVEKFKSEMADLGFDIIKEL, from the coding sequence ATGAAAACATTTGAAGCAAACAATATCCACTGCCAAAATTGTGCAAACACTATAAAAAACGCACTTGAAGATGACTTTGGCAAGATAGAAGTTGATCTTAGCAAAGAGCCAAGACAAGTTAGTCTTGATATAAAAGATAGCGATGTTGAGAAATTTAAGTCTGAAATGGCTGATTTGGGATTTGACATAATAAAAGAGCTCTGA
- a CDS encoding biotin/lipoyl-containing protein, translating into MAKKFIDVMDTTFRDGFQSVYGARVLMNDFLPALEAAKEAGIEHFEFGGGARFQSLYFYLNEDAFAMMDKFRSIVGPKANLQTLSRGVNTVTLDTGSRELIDLHAKLFKKHGTTTIRNFDALNDVENLKYSGERIAHHGLKHEVVVTMMDLPSGCVGAHDVKFYEKILREILDANIPYHSVCFKDASGTSSPQKVYETIKMARKLLPEKTHIRLHTHETAGVSVACYLAALEAGVDGIDLAASPVSGGTSQPDILTMLHAVKGKNYDLGGLDVEKILKYESVLNDCLKEYFLPPEAVQVSPLIPFSPMPGGALTANTQMMRDNNILDKFPEVILAMREVVQKGGYGTSVTPVSQFYFQQAFNNVMFGKWKKIAEGYGKMVLGYFGKTPVTPDKEIIKLASEQLGLKPTTKHAVDIADKDESKSLAHVKEILKQNNIKTTEENIFIAAACKEKGIAFLKGEAKVNVRKIDPNAKANEGRQTQSGRYSVVVNGSRYNVEVSEGFNDSIQVKSITEVEGKSVKNAKSAAAGATENDIVASLPGAVHKILVSPGDQVKKGQAVVVLEAMKMEIEVKAPKDGVIGSIEVSKGQSVANNQVVAKFK; encoded by the coding sequence ATGGCGAAGAAATTTATCGATGTTATGGATACGACCTTTAGAGATGGCTTTCAGTCAGTTTATGGCGCCAGAGTGCTTATGAACGACTTTTTGCCTGCGCTTGAAGCGGCCAAAGAGGCTGGCATAGAGCATTTTGAATTTGGTGGCGGAGCGAGATTTCAAAGCCTTTATTTTTACCTAAATGAAGACGCTTTTGCGATGATGGATAAATTTAGAAGTATCGTAGGACCAAAAGCAAATCTTCAAACCCTAAGCAGGGGCGTAAATACCGTCACACTTGATACTGGCAGCCGTGAGCTAATCGACCTTCACGCAAAACTTTTCAAAAAACATGGAACCACCACCATTAGAAATTTTGACGCACTAAATGACGTTGAAAATTTAAAATATTCAGGTGAGAGGATCGCTCATCATGGACTAAAACACGAAGTTGTAGTTACGATGATGGATCTGCCTAGTGGCTGTGTGGGGGCTCATGATGTTAAATTTTATGAGAAAATTTTAAGAGAAATTTTAGATGCAAATATCCCATATCACAGCGTTTGCTTTAAAGATGCAAGTGGCACAAGTAGCCCACAAAAGGTCTATGAAACCATAAAAATGGCTAGAAAATTATTGCCAGAAAAAACTCACATCAGACTTCACACTCATGAAACCGCAGGCGTAAGTGTGGCTTGCTATCTTGCAGCGCTTGAAGCTGGCGTTGATGGCATAGATCTAGCCGCAAGCCCAGTAAGTGGCGGTACAAGCCAGCCAGATATCTTAACTATGCTTCACGCAGTAAAAGGCAAAAACTACGATCTTGGCGGACTTGACGTGGAGAAAATTTTAAAATATGAAAGCGTTTTGAATGATTGCTTAAAAGAGTATTTCTTGCCGCCTGAAGCTGTGCAAGTAAGCCCACTCATACCATTTTCACCGATGCCTGGTGGCGCGCTCACTGCAAATACCCAGATGATGAGAGATAATAATATCTTAGATAAATTTCCAGAGGTCATCCTTGCGATGCGCGAGGTGGTGCAAAAGGGCGGATACGGCACTTCAGTAACCCCTGTTAGCCAGTTTTACTTCCAACAAGCCTTTAATAATGTAATGTTTGGCAAGTGGAAAAAGATAGCTGAGGGATACGGCAAAATGGTGCTTGGCTATTTTGGTAAAACCCCAGTTACGCCTGATAAAGAGATCATCAAGCTTGCAAGCGAGCAACTAGGCTTAAAACCAACTACAAAACACGCAGTTGATATAGCTGATAAAGATGAGAGTAAGTCGCTTGCTCACGTAAAAGAAATTCTAAAGCAAAACAATATAAAAACTACCGAAGAAAATATATTTATAGCAGCAGCTTGTAAAGAAAAGGGCATCGCATTTTTAAAAGGTGAAGCCAAAGTAAATGTAAGAAAGATCGATCCAAATGCTAAAGCAAACGAGGGCAGACAAACTCAAAGTGGCAGATATAGCGTCGTCGTAAATGGTAGCCGCTATAATGTCGAAGTAAGCGAAGGTTTTAACGACAGCATCCAAGTAAAATCAATCACTGAAGTTGAAGGCAAGAGCGTAAAAAATGCCAAAAGTGCAGCAGCAGGCGCAACTGAAAATGATATCGTTGCTAGCTTACCGGGCGCTGTGCATAAAATTTTAGTAAGTCCTGGCGATCAAGTCAAAAAAGGGCAAGCTGTAGTCGTGCTTGAAGCAATGAAGATGGAGATAGAGGTCAAAGCCCCAAAAGATGGTGTGATAGGCTCTATAGAGGTTAGCAAAGGTCAAAGCGTCGCGAACAATCAAGTGGTGGCTAAATTTAAATAA